One segment of Scomber scombrus chromosome 3, fScoSco1.1, whole genome shotgun sequence DNA contains the following:
- the tshba gene encoding thyroid stimulating hormone subunit beta a yields the protein MTAVFSCWLFFLLFSPAVPMCLPTDFTLYAEKPECDFCVAINTTICMGFCYSRDSNMRDILGPRFLIQRGCTYDKVEYRTAILPGCPVNANPVFTYPVALSCHCGACRTDSDECAHRASMDGAKCTKPVRRIYPYPGQSNYVIPF from the exons ATGACTGCGGTGTTCAGCTGCTGGctcttttttctgctgttcAGCCCAGCTGTTCCCATGTGTTTACCCACTGACTTCACCCTGTATGCGGAGAAGCCAGAGTGTGACTTCTGTGTGGCGATCAACACCACTATTTGCATGGGATTTTGCTACTCCAGG GATAGTAACATGAGGGACATACTGGGCCCGCGCTTCCTCATCCAGAGAGGTTGTACCTATGACAAGGTGGAGTACCGCACAGCCATACTGCCCGGCTGTCCTGTCAACGCCAACCCCGTCTTCACCTACCCCGTGGCTCTCAGCTGCCACTGTGGTGCCTGCAGGACTGACAGTGATGAGTGCGCCCACAGAGCCAGTATGGACGGAGCTAAATGTACCAAACCAGTTAGACGTATCTACCCCTACCCCGGCCAGAGCAACTATGTCATCCCTTTCTGA
- the slc16a1a gene encoding monocarboxylate transporter 1a isoform X1, which yields MAPAVGGPQGYTPPEGGWGWMVVVGAFISIGFSYAFPKSITVFFKEIEVIFDVTSSQVSWISSIMLACMYGGGPISSILVNKYGSRPVMMAGGCLSGMGLIAASFCNTVQALYFCIGVVGGLGLAFNLNPALTMIGKYFYNKRPIANGIAMAGSPVFLSTMAPINTWLFDKFGWRGSFLILGGLLFNCCVAGSLMRPIGPKPKPVERTTERRTASQVINSFIDLSLFKHRGFLLYIMGNVVMFFGLFAPLVFLSNFAKSKDIPKEKAAFLLSVLAFVDMVARPAMGIVANTKWVRPRIQYFFAASVLYNGVCHVLAPMSVDYKGFVIYAIFFGFAFGWLSSVLFETLMDLVGAQRFSSAVGLVTIVECGPVLLGPPLLGKFKDVYNDYKYTYQGCGILLIVSSVFLFAGMGLNYHLLAKEKKEEERKARVGGRDQKSYSAAKEVAEAKNTEDTV from the exons ATGGCGCCTGCTGTCGGTGGTCCTCAAGGCTACACTCCACCTGAGGGTGGCTGGGGCTGGATGGTGGTAGTTGGGGCCTTCATCTCCATTGGCTTTTCCTATGCATTCCCCAAGTCCATCACTGTCTTCTTCAAAGAGATTGAGGTGATCTTCGACGTGACCAGCAGCCAGGTGTCTTGGATCTCTTCCATCATGTTAGCATGCATGTACGGCGGAG GTCCAATCAGCAGTATCCTGGTTAATAAATATGGGAGTCGTCCTGTTATGATGGCGGGAGGATGCCTGTCTGGAATGGGCCTTATTGCTGCCTCTTTCTGCAATACAGTTCAGGCACTGTACTTTTGTATTGGTGTGGTGGGAG GTTTAGGATTGGCCTTCAATCTTAACCCTGCACTCACAATGATTGGAAAGTATTTCTATAACAAGCGGCCTATTGCTAATGGGATTGCCATGGCTGGAagtcctgtctttctctccaccATGGCTCCTATAAACACCTGGCTCTTCGATAAGTTTGGCTGGAGAGGAAGTTTCTTGATCCTGGGTGGCCTGCTATTCAATTGCTGTGTTGCTGGTTCCCTCATGCGGCCTATAGGACCAAAACCCAAACCTGTAGAGAGGACTACAGAGAGGAGGACTGCATCACAGGTCATTAACAGCTTCATTGACCTCTCTTTGTTCAAGCACCGTGGCTTTTTGCTCTATATTATGGGCAATGTTGTGATGTTTTTCGGACTCTTTGCCCCACTGGTGTTCCTCAGTAATTTTGCAAAGAGTAAAGATATCCCTAAAGAGAAAGCAGCTTTCTTACTGTCTGTTCTAGCTTTTGTTGACATGGTTGCCCGGCCTGCAATGGGCATCGTGGCCAACACCAAGTGGGTACGACCCAGAATACAGTACTTCTTTGCTGCCTCTGTGCTGTATAATGGTGTGTGTCATGTCCTAGCACCAATGTCAGTAGACTACAAAGGTTTCGTGATTTATGCCATTTTCTTTGGCTTTGCTTTTGGCTGGTTGAGCTCAGTACTGTTTGAGACTTTGATGGACCTGGTGGGAGCCCAACGCTTCTCCAGTGCTGTTGGGCTGGTCACCATTGTGGAGTGTGGTCCGGTGCTGTTGGGGCCCCCTTTGCTTG GAAAGTTCAAAGATGTGTACAATGATTATAAGTACACATACCAGGGCTGTGGGATCCTCCTCATTGTCTCCAGTGTCTTCCTGTTTGCTGGAATGGGACTCAACTATCATCTGCtcgcaaaagagaaaaaagaagaggagaggaaagccaGGGTGGGAGGCAGAGACCAAAAGTCGTACAGTGCTGCCAAGGAGGTGGCTGAGGCTAAGAACACAGAAGACACTGTCTAA
- the sycp1 gene encoding LOW QUALITY PROTEIN: synaptonemal complex protein 1 (The sequence of the model RefSeq protein was modified relative to this genomic sequence to represent the inferred CDS: substituted 1 base at 1 genomic stop codon): protein MERDRGFSFKLLVPPRVNNGQVSTVRPQEIGYSTCFDKEQNMPFPNTSVVVPTKPTRQDFPKMKAVPPMEKEEKNCNQGQLYSKLFDEVDKIKCWKVKADSDIVQRERKLQENKRTIETQRKAIQELQFGNESLSIKLEEQISENEDLTNRNNATRNLCNILKDTFQRSAEKMHLFESEREETHHILMDNSESIQKLIGAFESLRIQAEADQQELLKVKEDLQQCEDLKDKYHQEYNIKEDEVVLLQTNLNDNVNELQKSLCDLRETQDQCKQLQEATNQQQELLKSSKAEQESLLQKLHTAEQRCAETETSQEALAAMLKQSKEEYAQIIQSKDLSLKELSTVKNQQAKKLEEIQTTIQELQESLATEIQRVKECEDKLVANNEELERTNILLGEAIEQSGKKSGQIKIFEDELDKASKSTEAMKGKIDILELRVEELKAELSRKTQEAQLFFLKLIQSEAEIAFAGNDLLKKGRETAEKAHEDLKEKFDTTEIKVQKLEGQLSNEIKKNEEYTFQMEQLKKDLSQHKVKYEELLSNFNELQSEKKAIEQQFESGSSNMKDIEANMKVSEEKAAKLTREIQRLEKENKCLGSELKSIKTKIQGRYQETETLQKTIDENCEHFQEEITKNEKQIKAVEAKLCNLRRKFETKLRAQEEYQKENKMLKKQLAKETVKSSQLENEISSLHEESQNLKRLNEEEHQKLLKDLESKSTFAVELENEVQKLRLTGAEAMKNKEDAELKCQHKIADMVTLMEKHKSQYDRMVEEKDAELDENKKKEMKAVAHNKSLELDMLKHKTENRQLKKQLMTEKTEKEKLQNKLSDLKKEVSSMKINQLSEASIKQSPTFSRKQERCSQNPKESSSKLEFDFCKTRKTPSYCKDAGSTAVMKKAESDTESIRTSCGTTPKTKEILNEDLKTPRSITNRVGGTSKIKSYRIRTPPFDEKATCWGKSAFQLDPKSDSSDQNDLLTFTDTPASIFVDFHFNXKTYFHIQSPVTHKSPGNSLKLAAIKRMRDAGWTAVTGCDKKKKTTNEKIFA, encoded by the exons ATGGAGAGAGACCGGGGTTTTAGCTTCAAGCTGTTGGTGCCTCCCAGGGTGAATAATGGTCAGGTATCTACTGTTAGGCCTCAGGAAATT GGTTACAGTACATGTTTTGACAAAGAGCAAAATATGCCTTTCCCCAATACAAGTGTGGTTGTGCCAACTAAACCAACCAGACAAG ATTTTCCCAAGATGAAGGCTGTGCCACCAATGGAAAAAGAGGAG AAGAATTGCAATCAAGGACAGCTTTATTCTAAGCTGTTTGATGAAGTTGACAAAATCAAGTGTTGGAAAGTCAAAGCTGACTCTGACATTGTGCAAAGGGAAAGGAAACtccaagaaaacaaaagaactaTTGAAACTCAGCGCAAAGCCATTCAAGAATTGCAG TTTGGAAATGAAAGTCTCAGCATAAAACTAGAGGAACAGATCAGTGAAAATGAGGATTTGACAAACAG AAACAATGCAACACGGAACTTGTGTAATATACTCAAAGATACCTTTCAGCGGTCGGCAGAGAAAATGCATTTAT tTGAATCTGAAAGAGAGGAAACGCATCACATCCTAATGGACAATAGTGAGAGTATCCag aaaCTGATTGGAGCATTCGAAAGCCTTCGTATTCAAGCAGAAGCTGATCAACAAGAGCTGCTGAaag TCAAAGAAGACTTGCAGCAATGTGAAGATCTAAAAGATAAGTATCATCAAGAATACAACATAAAAGAGGACGAG GTTGTGTTGCTTCAAACAAATCTGAACGATAATGTAAATGAACTACAAAAATCTCTGTGTGACCTCCGTGAGACCCAAGACCAATGCAAACAACTTCAAGAGGCAACAA ATCAACAACAAGAACTTCTCAAAAGCTCAAAAGCTGAACAGGAATCCCTTCTCCAAAAACTGCACACTGCAGAGCAGCGCTGTGCAGAAACTGAG ACGAGTCAAGAAGCCCTGGCTGCAATGCTGAAACAAAGTAAAGAAGAATATGCACAGATCATTCAAAGCAAAGACTTAAGCTTGAAGGAACTCAGCACAGTTAAAAATCAACAAGCAAAAAAGCTGGAGGAGATTCAGACAACCATTCAGGAGCTACAGGAGTCACTGGCAACAGAAATACAGAG GGTTAAGGAATGTGAGGATAAACTTGTGGCAAACAACGAGGAACTTGAAAGGACAAACATACTTTTAG GAGAGGCCATAGagcaaagtggaaaaaagaGTGGGCAGATCAAAATCTTTGAAGATGAACTG GACAAGGCTTCAAAATCCACGGAGGCCATGAAGGGTAAGATTGACATCCTTGAGCTCAGAGTGGAGGAACTCAAAGCTGAGCTTTCAAGAAAAACCCAAGAAGCGCAGCTA ttttttttaaaattgataCAGAGTGAAGCAGAGATTGCCTTTGCTGGAAATGATCTACTTAAGAAAGGTCGTGAAACTGCTGAAAAGGCACATGAGGATTTAAAGGAGAAGTTCGACACAACTGAG ATTAAAGTGCAGAAGCTGGAGGGACAATTATCCAatgaaattaagaaaaatgaagaatacACTTTTCAGATGGAGCAACTGAAGAAAGACCTCTCACAGCATAA agTAAAGTACGAGGAGCTATTATCCAACTTTAATGAGCTGCAGTCTGAGAAGAAAGCCATTGAACAGCAGTTTGAGAGTGGATCATCTAATATGAAAGATATTGAGGCAAACATGAAG GTGAGTGAGGAGAAGGCAGCGAAGCTCACAAGAGAAATTCAAAGactggaaaaggaaaacaaatgtttagGGTCA GAACTAAAGTCAATTAAAACCAAGATCCAGGGGAGATATCAAGAGACTGAGACTCTGCAGAAGACAATTGATGAAAAT TGTGAGCATTTCCAGGAAGaaataactaaaaatgaaaaacagattaaaGCTGTGGAGGCAAAG cTGTGCAATCTCAGGAGAAAATTTGAAACTAAACTTAGAGCCCAGGAGGAATACCAGAAAGAG aataaaatgcTCAAGAAACAATTAGCAAAAGAGACAGTGAAATCCAGTCAACTTGAAAATGAG aTCAGCAGCCTTCACGAGGAGTCACAGAATCTTAAAAGACTGAATGAGGAAGAACATCAAAAATTGCTTAAGGATCTTGAGTCCAAATCAACCTTTGCAGTAGAGCTTGAGAATGAG GTACAAAAGCTCAGACTGACAGGAGCAGAGGCCATGAAGAACAAGGAAGACGCAGAACTCAAGTGTCAACACAAGATAGCAGATATGGTCAcactgatggaaaaacacaag AGCCAATATGACCGTATGGTTGAAGAAAAGGATGCAGAGCTTGAtgagaacaagaagaaagaaatgaaggcgGTTGCTCATAACAAATCACTG GAGTTGGATATGTTGAAGCATAAGACAGAAAATCGTCAGCTGAAGAAACAGCTGAtgacagaaaagacagagaag GAAAAGCTACAGAACAAGCTAAGTGATCTTAAGAAAGAAGTTTCCTCAATGAAAATCAATCAGCTGTCGGAAGCAAGTATCAAGCAG TCACCTACCTTCAGCCGTAAACAAGAACGATGTTCACAGAATCCAAAAGAAAGCTCTTCAAAGCTTGAGTTTGACTTCTGTAAGACCAGGAAAACTCCTTCCTACTGCAAAGATGCTGGCAGTACTGCAGTTATGAAGAAGGCT GAATCTGACACTGAATCAATCAGAACATCATGTGGAACAACACCAAAGACCAAG GAAATTCTCAATGAAGACCTGAAAACCCCGAGAAGCATTACAAACAGGGTTGGCGGAACATCAAAGATCAAA TCCTACAGAATAAGGACTCCTCCTTTTGATGAAAAGGCCACATGCTGGGGGAAGAGCGCTTTTCAGCTCGACCCGAAGTCTGACAGCTCTGACCAAAATGATCTTTTG ACCTTTACAGACACACCTGCATCCA tttttgttgattttcactttaattaaaaaacatattttcatatcCAGAGCCCTGTCACTCATAAGTCACCGGGGAATTCCCTGAAGCTAGCTGCAATTAAAAGAATGAGAGATGCTGGTTGGACTGCAGTTACTGgctgtgacaaaaaaaagaagacgacTAATGAGAAGATCTTTGCATAA
- the slc5a8l gene encoding sodium-coupled monocarboxylate transporter 1 — MTGTGGQVATFSVWDYVVFAGTILAAAGVGLFQAIRGRKETSSDEFLLGGRQMTAVPVAMSLTASFMSGITVIGTPAEAYRYGTAFWLFGFSYAIMSVVTAEIFVPLFYRLGITSAYEYLEMRFSRPIRLIGTSMYIVQTALYTGLVIYAPALALNQITGLDLWGVLVATGAVCIVYCTLGGLKAVIWTDVLQMVIMLAGFVAVIARGAVLQGGLTRIWEDSREGGRLDAFDFDPDPLKRHTFWTILIGGSVMWVSIYSINQSQVQRYISCKTLGHAKMSLYVNMVGLWVTVSLAVFSGLTMYSIYKSCDPLENGDITTLDQMLPYLVMDILAAYPGIPGLFVAAAYSGTLSTVSSSINALVAVTVEDFIMPVCKTLTPKQVTWMNMGLSVFYGAVCIGMAGVASTMGSVLQAALSIFGMISGPLLGLYLLGMLFRTPNSIGGLVGMIIGLMLTLWVGIGGQLYPPTSEKTMPLPVSTVGCNNTIGQNYTTAAPWTSPVTLTTQQEFRPDLADSWYSLSYLYFCLLGTVTTIVSGMLVSMMTGGCKQKKLSSNLFVRKRDLICFSYCSKSEESDNKEKAASDIHMSADKSTLPDYEVMTKDVEKATKL, encoded by the exons ATGACTGGTACAGGTGGTCAAGTAGCCACATTCTCTGTGTGGGACTATGTGGTGTTTGCTGGAACAATTTTGGCGGCTGCTGGCGTTGGCCTTTTCCAGGCTATCCGGGGCCGTAAGGAGACCAGCAGCGATGAGTTCTTGTTGGGTGGACGGCAAATGACAGCTGTGCCAGTTGCCATGTCACTCACTGCCAGCTTCATGTCTGGCATCACAGTAATTGGCACACCTGCTGAGGCCTACCGTTATGGAACTGCTTTCTGGCTCTTTGGCTTCTCCTATGCCATCATGTCTGTCGTCACTGCAGAGATCTTCGTCCCTCTTTTCTACCGACTGGGAATCACCAGCGCCTACGAG TACCTGGAGATGCGCTTCAGCCGGCCCATTCGGTTGATTGGGACGTCAATGTACATTGTGCAGACG GCTCTGTACACAGGTTTGGTCATCTACGCTCCAGCTCTCGCACTAAATCAAA TCACTGGACTTGATCTATGGGGGGTGCTGGTGGCTACAGGAGCAGTATGCATCGTCTACTGCACTTTG GGCGGCCTAAAAGCAGTAATCTGGACAGATGTGCTGCAGATGGTGATCATGCTGGCAGGTTTTGTGGCTGTCATAGCTAGAGGAGCTGTACTGCAGGGAGGCCTGACGAGGATTTGGGAAGACTCCCGCGAAGGAGGCAGACTTGACGCTTTTGA TTTTGACCCAGATCCTCTGAAGCGACATACTTTCTGGACCATTCTGATTGGTGGCAGCGTGATGTGGGTGTCTATCTATTCAATCAACCAGTCCCAAGTGCAACGCTACATCTCCTGTAAAACCTTGGGTCACGCCAAAAT GTCTTTGTATGTAAACATGGTTGGCTTGTGGGTTACTGTGAGTCTGGCTGTGTTTTCTGGCCTCACCATGTACTCCATTTACAAGAGTTGTGACCCACTTGAAAATGGTGATATAACTACTCTTGATCAG ATGCTTCCTTATCTTGTGATGGATATTCTGGCAGCGTACCCAGGAATCCCTGGCTTGTTTGTGGCTGCTGCATACAGTGGGACCCTGAG CACTGTGTCTTCAAGTATCAATGCCCTAGTTGCTGTCACTGTGGAAGACTTTATAATGCCTGTGTGCAAAACCCTCACACCGAAACAGGTGACCTGGATGAACATGGGCCTGA GTGTCTTCTATGGTGCTGTGTGTATCGGGATGGCCGGAGTTGCCTCAACAATGGGAAGTGTCCTGCAG GCAGCTCTGTCCATATTTGGTATGATCAGCGGGCCCCTTCTCGGTCTTTACCTATTAGGCATGCTCTTTCGCACACCAAATTCAATA GGAGGACTTGTGGGAATGATCATTGGTCTGATGTTGACTCTGTGGGTGGGAATCGGAGGCCAGCTTTACCCACCAACATCTGAAAAGACAATGCCTCTCCCAGTCAGCACTGTAGGCTGTAACAACACAATAGGCCAGAACTACACGACTGCAGCTCCCTGGACCAGTCCAGTGACTCTTACCACACAGCAAGA GTTCAGGCCAGATCTAGCAGACTCCTGGTACTCCCTGTCCTACCTCTACTTCTGTCTGTTGGGCACAGTGACCACGATTGTGTCTGGCATGCTGGTGAGCATGATGACAG GTGGTTGCAAACAAAAGAAGCTGAGTTCTAATCTGTTTGTGAGGAAGCGTGATCTGATCTGTTTCAGCTACTGCAGTAAATCAGAG GAATCCGACAATAAAGAAAAGGCTGCATCAGACATTCACATGAGTGCCGACAAGTCAACGTTACCAGACTACGAAGTGATGACTAAAGATGTTGAAAAAGCTACCAAACTGTAA
- the slc16a1a gene encoding monocarboxylate transporter 1a isoform X2: MMAGGCLSGMGLIAASFCNTVQALYFCIGVVGGLGLAFNLNPALTMIGKYFYNKRPIANGIAMAGSPVFLSTMAPINTWLFDKFGWRGSFLILGGLLFNCCVAGSLMRPIGPKPKPVERTTERRTASQVINSFIDLSLFKHRGFLLYIMGNVVMFFGLFAPLVFLSNFAKSKDIPKEKAAFLLSVLAFVDMVARPAMGIVANTKWVRPRIQYFFAASVLYNGVCHVLAPMSVDYKGFVIYAIFFGFAFGWLSSVLFETLMDLVGAQRFSSAVGLVTIVECGPVLLGPPLLGKFKDVYNDYKYTYQGCGILLIVSSVFLFAGMGLNYHLLAKEKKEEERKARVGGRDQKSYSAAKEVAEAKNTEDTV, encoded by the exons ATGATGGCGGGAGGATGCCTGTCTGGAATGGGCCTTATTGCTGCCTCTTTCTGCAATACAGTTCAGGCACTGTACTTTTGTATTGGTGTGGTGGGAG GTTTAGGATTGGCCTTCAATCTTAACCCTGCACTCACAATGATTGGAAAGTATTTCTATAACAAGCGGCCTATTGCTAATGGGATTGCCATGGCTGGAagtcctgtctttctctccaccATGGCTCCTATAAACACCTGGCTCTTCGATAAGTTTGGCTGGAGAGGAAGTTTCTTGATCCTGGGTGGCCTGCTATTCAATTGCTGTGTTGCTGGTTCCCTCATGCGGCCTATAGGACCAAAACCCAAACCTGTAGAGAGGACTACAGAGAGGAGGACTGCATCACAGGTCATTAACAGCTTCATTGACCTCTCTTTGTTCAAGCACCGTGGCTTTTTGCTCTATATTATGGGCAATGTTGTGATGTTTTTCGGACTCTTTGCCCCACTGGTGTTCCTCAGTAATTTTGCAAAGAGTAAAGATATCCCTAAAGAGAAAGCAGCTTTCTTACTGTCTGTTCTAGCTTTTGTTGACATGGTTGCCCGGCCTGCAATGGGCATCGTGGCCAACACCAAGTGGGTACGACCCAGAATACAGTACTTCTTTGCTGCCTCTGTGCTGTATAATGGTGTGTGTCATGTCCTAGCACCAATGTCAGTAGACTACAAAGGTTTCGTGATTTATGCCATTTTCTTTGGCTTTGCTTTTGGCTGGTTGAGCTCAGTACTGTTTGAGACTTTGATGGACCTGGTGGGAGCCCAACGCTTCTCCAGTGCTGTTGGGCTGGTCACCATTGTGGAGTGTGGTCCGGTGCTGTTGGGGCCCCCTTTGCTTG GAAAGTTCAAAGATGTGTACAATGATTATAAGTACACATACCAGGGCTGTGGGATCCTCCTCATTGTCTCCAGTGTCTTCCTGTTTGCTGGAATGGGACTCAACTATCATCTGCtcgcaaaagagaaaaaagaagaggagaggaaagccaGGGTGGGAGGCAGAGACCAAAAGTCGTACAGTGCTGCCAAGGAGGTGGCTGAGGCTAAGAACACAGAAGACACTGTCTAA